One part of the bacterium genome encodes these proteins:
- a CDS encoding transposase — QHELLAYYDFPRDHWKSLRTSNPIESIFAQVRLRTRATRRMQTARAGLYLVFQLVQRAGHRWRRLDASHLVAKVLDGIQFVNGIEVTKASKRGAAA; from the coding sequence TCAGCATGAGCTGCTCGCCTACTACGACTTCCCGCGGGACCACTGGAAGAGTTTGCGCACGTCCAATCCGATTGAGTCGATCTTCGCCCAGGTGCGGTTGCGAACTCGAGCCACCCGCCGCATGCAGACAGCGCGGGCGGGGCTGTACTTGGTGTTCCAATTAGTCCAGCGTGCGGGCCACCGCTGGCGGCGACTCGATGCGTCGCATTTGGTGGCCAAGGTGCTGGATGGAATTCAGTTCGTGAACGGGATTGAAGTCACGAAGGCATCGAAGCGAGGGGCCGCC